One window from the genome of Pseudoliparis swirei isolate HS2019 ecotype Mariana Trench chromosome 24, NWPU_hadal_v1, whole genome shotgun sequence encodes:
- the adra2c gene encoding alpha-2C adrenergic receptor: MDFLNASSLEDGINADNVSSNSTSQSKYSQLAIWGLAGLISFLILFTIVGNVLVVIAVLTSRALKPPQNLFLVSLASADILVAALVMPFSLANELMGYWLFGKIWCDIYLALDVLFCTSSIVHLCAISLDRYWSVTQAVEYNLKRTPKRVKGMIVVVWLISAVISFPPLITMDRSSSEESLQCILNDETWYILYSSMGSFFAPCVTMILVYIRIYQVAKTRTRTMSEKKRDVGSPAENGTDRAEPGKGGSVKSSGDGSMKDQEPGNGHCKEPAVRSPLPNEPKHPATDHEDDFEDSSSSDEKPKKSSASSKHRRDERKDRKSSRKSSSASKYSSRKSRASSKSMELFSSRRKRRSTVHRNKVSAAREKRFTFVLAVVMGVFVLCWFPFFFSYSLYGICREPCRIPDTLFKFFFWIGYCNSSLNPVIYTIFNQDFRRAFQKILSKSWKRSF, from the coding sequence ATGGATTTTTTGAACGCCTCTAGCCTGGAGGATGGAATAAATGCAGATAACGTCTCCTCTAATTCCACCTCCCAGAGCAAGTACAGCCAGCTTGCCATCTGGGGTCTGGCGGGACTCATCAGCTTTCTGATTCTGTTCACGATAGTCGGGAACGTCCTGGTCGTTATCGCCGTTTTAACCAGCAGAGCTCTGAAACCACCCCAGAACCTTTTCCTCGTCTCCCTGGCCAGCGCCGACATCCTGGTGGCCGCCTTGGTCATGCCCTTTTCACTGGCCAATGAACTCATGGGCTACTGGCTTTTCGGAAAGATTTGGTGCGACATCTACCTGGCTCTGGACGTTTTATTCTGCACCTCTTCTATCGTCCACCTCTGTGCCATCAGTCTGGACCGGTACTGGTCGGTGACCCAGGCGGTCGAGTACAACCTAAAGAGGACGCCGAAGCGAGTCAAAGGGATGATCGTGGTGGTGTGGCTGATCTCCGCCGTCATCTCCTTCCCGCCGCTGATCACGATGGACCGGAGCAGCAGCGAGGAGAGTCTCCAGTGCATCCTGAACGACGAGACCTGGTACATCCTCTACTCCAGCATGGGCTCCTTCTTCGCCCCGTGCGTCACCATGATCCTGGTCTACATCCGCATCTACCAAGTGGcgaagaccaggaccaggaccatgtcggagaagaagagggacgtGGGCTCGCCGGCGGAGAACGGGACGGACCGAGCCGAACCGGGCAAAGGGGGGTCGGTGAAGTCCAGCGGGGACGGGAGCATGAAGGACCAGGAGCCCGGCAACGGGCACTGCAAGGAGCCGGCGGTTCGTTCCCCTCTCCCCAACGAGCCCAAACACCCGGCGACGGACCACGAGGACGACTTCGAGGACAGCAGCTCGTCGGACGAGAAGCCCAAGAAGAGTTCCGCTTCCTCCAAACATCGGCGCGACGAGCGGAAAGACAGGAAGTCCAGCCGGAAAAGCAGCTCCGCCTCCAAGTACTCCAGCAGGAAGTCGCGCGCCAGCTCCAAGTCCATGGAGCTGTTCTCGTCCCGCCGCAAGCGGCGGAGCACCGTCCACAGGAACAAGGTGTCCGCCGCCCGGGAGAAGCGCTTCACCTTCGTCCTCGCCGTGGTCATGGGGGTCTTCGTCCTGTGCTGGTTcccgttcttcttctcctacagCCTGTACGGGATCTGCCGGGAGCCGTGTCGGATCCCCGACACGCTGTTCAAGTTCTTCTTCTGGATCGGTTACTGCAACAGCTCGCTGAACCCGGTCATCTACACCATCTTCAACCAGGACTTCCGCAGAGCCTTCCAGAAGATCCTCTCCAAGTCGTGGAAACGCTCGTTCTGA